In Onychostoma macrolepis isolate SWU-2019 chromosome 06, ASM1243209v1, whole genome shotgun sequence, one DNA window encodes the following:
- the LOC131542572 gene encoding type-2 ice-structuring protein-like isoform X2 yields the protein MAMLGSLLLFIMFSMGNTEDLPYPVGIDKNCHYGWTPFGDRCYKFFSQSISWIAAERKCIDQHANLASVHSELENDFLLSLVPSSKRCWFGVHDGVQEGAWLWSDGTPYDYTNWCADEPNNINVENCGEISWTSDRCWNDAGCSASVGYVCAKDL from the exons ATGGCAATGCTGGGAAGTCTGCTGCTCTTCATCATGTTCTCCATGGGAAACACAGAAG ACCTACCTTATCCAGTTGGTATAGATAAAAACTGCCACTATGGATGGACACCTTTTGGAGACCGCTGCTACAAGTTCTTCTCTCAGTCGATTAGCTGGATCGCAGCAGAG AGAAAGTGTATAGATCAGCATGCAAATCTGGCATCTGTGCACAGTGAACTGGAAAACGATTTTCTGTTGAGTCTGGTGCCATCTTCTAAACGATGTTGGTTTGGTGTTCATGATGGTGTACAA GAAGGAGCGTGGTTGTGGAGTGATGGAACCCCATATGACTACACCAACTGGTGCGCTGATGAACCTAACAATATTAATGTCGAGAACTGTGGAGAGATCAGCTGGACCT CTGACCGTTGCTGGAATGATGCTGGCTGTTCTGCCTCAGTGGGCTATGTTTGTGCTAAAGACCTGTGA
- the LOC131542572 gene encoding type-2 ice-structuring protein-like isoform X1: MAMLGSLLLFIMFSMGNTEVDLPYPVGIDKNCHYGWTPFGDRCYKFFSQSISWIAAERKCIDQHANLASVHSELENDFLLSLVPSSKRCWFGVHDGVQEGAWLWSDGTPYDYTNWCADEPNNINVENCGEISWTSDRCWNDAGCSASVGYVCAKDL, encoded by the exons ATGGCAATGCTGGGAAGTCTGCTGCTCTTCATCATGTTCTCCATGGGAAACACAGAAG TAGACCTACCTTATCCAGTTGGTATAGATAAAAACTGCCACTATGGATGGACACCTTTTGGAGACCGCTGCTACAAGTTCTTCTCTCAGTCGATTAGCTGGATCGCAGCAGAG AGAAAGTGTATAGATCAGCATGCAAATCTGGCATCTGTGCACAGTGAACTGGAAAACGATTTTCTGTTGAGTCTGGTGCCATCTTCTAAACGATGTTGGTTTGGTGTTCATGATGGTGTACAA GAAGGAGCGTGGTTGTGGAGTGATGGAACCCCATATGACTACACCAACTGGTGCGCTGATGAACCTAACAATATTAATGTCGAGAACTGTGGAGAGATCAGCTGGACCT CTGACCGTTGCTGGAATGATGCTGGCTGTTCTGCCTCAGTGGGCTATGTTTGTGCTAAAGACCTGTGA
- the LOC131542572 gene encoding type-2 ice-structuring protein-like isoform X3 has protein sequence MAMLGSLLLFIMFSMGNTEVGIDKNCHYGWTPFGDRCYKFFSQSISWIAAERKCIDQHANLASVHSELENDFLLSLVPSSKRCWFGVHDGVQEGAWLWSDGTPYDYTNWCADEPNNINVENCGEISWTSDRCWNDAGCSASVGYVCAKDL, from the exons ATGGCAATGCTGGGAAGTCTGCTGCTCTTCATCATGTTCTCCATGGGAAACACAGAAG TTGGTATAGATAAAAACTGCCACTATGGATGGACACCTTTTGGAGACCGCTGCTACAAGTTCTTCTCTCAGTCGATTAGCTGGATCGCAGCAGAG AGAAAGTGTATAGATCAGCATGCAAATCTGGCATCTGTGCACAGTGAACTGGAAAACGATTTTCTGTTGAGTCTGGTGCCATCTTCTAAACGATGTTGGTTTGGTGTTCATGATGGTGTACAA GAAGGAGCGTGGTTGTGGAGTGATGGAACCCCATATGACTACACCAACTGGTGCGCTGATGAACCTAACAATATTAATGTCGAGAACTGTGGAGAGATCAGCTGGACCT CTGACCGTTGCTGGAATGATGCTGGCTGTTCTGCCTCAGTGGGCTATGTTTGTGCTAAAGACCTGTGA